In Mycolicibacterium nivoides, the DNA window TGACCACGAGCAGCGCCATCTCGAGGACCTGCGCGCCGACTGCGCGGTGACGGTGATCGGCCGGCCCACCTACACGGCGGCCGGGCTGACGACCGCGGCCGAGGCCACCCTGGAAGCCGTGCGGCGCCGCGACCCGGCGATCTATCAGGCCGCGATGTTCGACGGACGGTTCGCCGGGTTCGCCGATTTCCTGATCTGGGACGGTCAGCACTACCGCCTGCGGGACACCAAACTGTCCCGCTCGGTGAAAGTGGAGGCGCTGCTCCAGCTGGCCGCCTACGCCGATGTGCTGTCGACCGCCGGGGTGCCGGTCGCCGACGAGGTCGACCTGGTCCTCGGCGACGGCGCGATGTCCAGCTACCGCGTCGACGAACTGCTGGCGGTGTACCGGCCACGGCGCACCGCGCTACAGGCGCTGCTCGACGGCCACCTCGCCGCCGGTACCGCGGTGCGCTGGTCCGACGACTCGGTGCGGGCGTGTTTCGGCTGCAGTGAATGCGAGCAGCAGATCCGCGCCACCGACGACTTGTTCCTGGTGGCCGGGATTCGGGCCGGCCAGCGCGCCCGGCTCATCGAGGCCGGTGTCACCACCACCCATCAGTTGGCCGGCCACACCGATGCGGTACCCGGGTTGGCCCAGCGCAATCTGACCGCGCTGAGGGGGCAGGCCCGCCTGCAGGTGGCACCACAGCCAGATGGCAGGCCGCCGTATGAAGTCGTCGACCCGCAACCGCTGATGCTGCTGCCGGATCCGGACAAGGGCGACCTGTTCTTCGACTACGAAGGCGACCCGTTGTGGACGGCCAACGGCCAGGACTGGGGACTGGAATACCTGTGGGGCGTCCTGGGCGCCGAAGGGAACTTCCAGCCATTATGGGCGCACGACCGGGCCAGCGAACGCCAGGTTCTCATCGACTTCCTGGACCTGGTCCGTAAGCGGCGCAAGCGTTTTCCCAAGATGCACATCTACCACTACGCGCCCTATGAGCGCAGCACCCTGCTGCGCCTGGCCGGTCGCTACGGCGTGGGCGAGAACGATGTCGACGACCTGCTGCGCAACGGTGTCCTCGTCGATCTGCTTCCGTTGGTACGCAAGAGTATTCGCGTCGGCACCGAGAACTACAGCATCAAATCGCTGGAACCGCTGTACATGGGTAACGAACTGCGCGGCGGTGAGGTGACCAAGGCCACCGATTCGATCACCGAATACGCGCGCTACTGCGCACTGCGCGATGCCGGCCACCACGACGAGGCCGCCACGGTGCTCAAGGAGATCGAGGACTACAACCGCTACGACTGCCGGTCCACCCACCGGCTGCGGGACTGGCTGATCAATCGGGCGTTCGAAGCCGAGGTGCCGCCGCGTGGCCCACAACCGGTGCGCGACGGAGCACCGATCGAGAAGGCCGACGCCGTCGACCGCAAGCTGCTGCGCTTCGCCGGCGACGGAGTGGAACCCCGAACGGCCGAGCAGCAGGCCGTGGCACTCATCGCAGCGGCCCGCGGTTTCCACAAACGCGAGGACAAACCGTTCTGGTGGGGCCATTTCGACCGGCTCAACAATCCGGTCGACGAATGGGCCGACAGCACAGGCGTTTTCGTAGCAGAGAAGGCGCAGGTCGTCGCCGACTGGCACACCCCGCCGCGGGCCCGCAAACCGCAGCGGCAGGTGCTCTTGACCGGCGCCATCGACGCCGGGGAACTGGGTTCCGAGGTCTACGCGCTGTACGCCCCGCCGGCGCCGGCAGGCCTGTCCGACGATCCGGACCGTCGCGGCTTCGGCAGCGCCGCGGTCGTCGGCTGTGACAATCCGGAGGCTCCCACCGAGGTGCTGATCACCGAACGCCAGCCCAAGAACGGTGACACGTTCACCCAGGTGCCGTTCGCGCTGACCCCCGGGCCGCCGATCAACACCAAGCCCCTGCAGGCCTCCATCGACAGCACGGCAACCACCGTCTCCGCCGGTCTGCCGAAGCTGCCCACCGACGCGGTGACCGATGTCCTGCTGCGCCGCCCACCCCGCACAGTCAGCGGCCGGGCACTGCCCCGCGGCGGGGCGACCGCCGCCGATATCACCGCGGCGCTGCTGGACCTGGATTGCTCGTACCTCGCGGTGCACGGGCCGCCGGGCACCGGCAAGACCCACACCTCGGCGAAGATCATCGCCCGGCTGGTCAACGAATATCACTGGCGGATCGGCATCGTCGCGCAGTCACACGCGGTGATCGAGCATCTGCTGGAGCAGGTGATCGACGCCGGGGTGGACGCGGCGCTGGTTGCCAAGAAGCGCAAGGGCGCCGACCCTCGGTGGACTGAGATCGACCAGAATCAGTACGCCTCGTTCATCGCCGATCATCCCGGATGCGTGATCGGCGGCACCGCATGGGATTTCGCGAACGAGGCGCGGGTCCCACGCCTTTGCCTCGACCTGCTGGTGATCGAAGAGGCCGGCCAGTTCAACCTGGCCAACACCATCGCGGTGGCCCCGGCCGCGCGCAATCTGCTGCTCCTGGGTGATCCGCAGCAATTGCCCCAGGTCTGCCAGGGCACCCACCCGGCACCGGTCGACGATTCGGCATTGGGCTGGCTGGTCGAGGGTGCGCACACGCTGCCGGCCGAGCGCGGCTACTTTCTGGACTGCTCGTTTCGGATGCATCCGGCGGTGTGCGGCCCGGTGTCGCGACTGTCCTATGACGGCCGCCTGCAGTCACACGAAAAGGTCAGTGCCGCACGCACACTCGACGGTATCGAACCCGGAGTTCGGGTACTCGAGGTCGCCCATCTGGGCAATTCGACCGACAGTCCCGAAGAGGCCGACGCGATCGTCGCGGCCATCACCGGCCTGATGGACACCACCTGGACCGACGAGCACGGCAGCACGCCGCTGGGGCAGGACCACTTCCTGGTGGTGACGCCCTACAACGCCCAGGTGACCGCGGTGCGGCGAGCTCTCGACGCGGCGGGCCTGACCGAGGTGCAGGCCGGCACGGTGGACAAGTTTCAGGGCAGGCAGGCGCCCGTGGTGTTCGTGTCGATGACGGCCTCCTCGGCCGCCGATGTGCCCCGCGGGATCGGATTCCTGCTGAACCGCAACCGGCTCAACGTGGCGATCAGCCGGGCCAAGTACGTCGCATACATCGTGCGCTCACCCCAGCTCACCGACTACTTGCCATCTCAGCCGGACAGCCTGATCGCACTCGGTGCATTCCTGGCCCTGACCGATCCTGTGGTACACCCGACCGGTGACTGAAACGCTTACCGAAACGCTTGCCGGGATCGTTGGTGCCGGATACGTCACCACCGATCCCGACGTGTTGGACGGCCGCTGCGTCGACCACACCGGGCGCTACCGCGGACAGGCAACGGCGCTGGTCCGCCCCGGCAACGCCGACGAAGTGGCCGCGGTGCTGCGGGCCTGCCGCGACGCGGGAGCGTGTGTCACGGTGCAGGGCGGCCGAACCTCATTGGTGGCCGGGACGGTGCCCGAGAACGACGACATCCTGCTGTCCACCGAGCGGCTCACCGGGATCGGTGCCGTCGACACCGTCGAGCGCCGGGTCACCGTCGGTGCCGGGACTCCCCTGGCCGCCGTGCAGCGTGCCGCGGCCGCCGCCGGTCTGGTCTTCGGCGTGGACCTCGCCGCCCGCGAATCGGCAACGGTCGGCGGGATGGCCTCCACCAACGCCGGGGGTCTGCGCACGGTGCGCTACGGCAACATGGGCGAGCAGGTGCTGGGTCTGGACATCGCGCTACCCGACGGGTCGGTGGTGCACCGGCACAGCCAGGTCCGCCGCGACAACACGGGCTACGATCTGGCCTCCCTCTTCGTCGGCGCCGAGGGCACCCTCGGCGTGATCACGACGCTGGACCTCCGGCTGCACCCCACGCCCTCCCACCGGGTCACCGCGATCTGCGGGTTCGCCGACCTGGACGCACTCGTCGGCGCAGGCCGAATCTTCCG includes these proteins:
- a CDS encoding TM0106 family RecB-like putative nuclease; amino-acid sequence: MFVTDDGASGPTVIYSASDLAAAARCEYALLRSFDAQLGRGPAVSSDDELLARTAQLGGDHEQRHLEDLRADCAVTVIGRPTYTAAGLTTAAEATLEAVRRRDPAIYQAAMFDGRFAGFADFLIWDGQHYRLRDTKLSRSVKVEALLQLAAYADVLSTAGVPVADEVDLVLGDGAMSSYRVDELLAVYRPRRTALQALLDGHLAAGTAVRWSDDSVRACFGCSECEQQIRATDDLFLVAGIRAGQRARLIEAGVTTTHQLAGHTDAVPGLAQRNLTALRGQARLQVAPQPDGRPPYEVVDPQPLMLLPDPDKGDLFFDYEGDPLWTANGQDWGLEYLWGVLGAEGNFQPLWAHDRASERQVLIDFLDLVRKRRKRFPKMHIYHYAPYERSTLLRLAGRYGVGENDVDDLLRNGVLVDLLPLVRKSIRVGTENYSIKSLEPLYMGNELRGGEVTKATDSITEYARYCALRDAGHHDEAATVLKEIEDYNRYDCRSTHRLRDWLINRAFEAEVPPRGPQPVRDGAPIEKADAVDRKLLRFAGDGVEPRTAEQQAVALIAAARGFHKREDKPFWWGHFDRLNNPVDEWADSTGVFVAEKAQVVADWHTPPRARKPQRQVLLTGAIDAGELGSEVYALYAPPAPAGLSDDPDRRGFGSAAVVGCDNPEAPTEVLITERQPKNGDTFTQVPFALTPGPPINTKPLQASIDSTATTVSAGLPKLPTDAVTDVLLRRPPRTVSGRALPRGGATAADITAALLDLDCSYLAVHGPPGTGKTHTSAKIIARLVNEYHWRIGIVAQSHAVIEHLLEQVIDAGVDAALVAKKRKGADPRWTEIDQNQYASFIADHPGCVIGGTAWDFANEARVPRLCLDLLVIEEAGQFNLANTIAVAPAARNLLLLGDPQQLPQVCQGTHPAPVDDSALGWLVEGAHTLPAERGYFLDCSFRMHPAVCGPVSRLSYDGRLQSHEKVSAARTLDGIEPGVRVLEVAHLGNSTDSPEEADAIVAAITGLMDTTWTDEHGSTPLGQDHFLVVTPYNAQVTAVRRALDAAGLTEVQAGTVDKFQGRQAPVVFVSMTASSAADVPRGIGFLLNRNRLNVAISRAKYVAYIVRSPQLTDYLPSQPDSLIALGAFLALTDPVVHPTGD
- a CDS encoding FAD-binding oxidoreductase translates to MTETLTETLAGIVGAGYVTTDPDVLDGRCVDHTGRYRGQATALVRPGNADEVAAVLRACRDAGACVTVQGGRTSLVAGTVPENDDILLSTERLTGIGAVDTVERRVTVGAGTPLAAVQRAAAAAGLVFGVDLAARESATVGGMASTNAGGLRTVRYGNMGEQVLGLDIALPDGSVVHRHSQVRRDNTGYDLASLFVGAEGTLGVITTLDLRLHPTPSHRVTAICGFADLDALVGAGRIFRDLEGIAALELIDARASALTAEHLGVAAPVDGAWQLLIELAGDSDQTERLADALEGAELCGEPAVGVDTTAQQRLWQVRESVAEVLGLFGPPLKFDVSLPLSAIRGFADASAELIADHAPEAIPVLFGHIGEGNLHLNVLRCSTDSEPALYAAMMTLIADCGGNVSSEHGVGSRKRDYVAMSRTEADIAAMRTVKAAFDPGGYLNPAVLFR